A window of Magnolia sinica isolate HGM2019 chromosome 13, MsV1, whole genome shotgun sequence genomic DNA:
TGAACTTTTGGTACATGAGACATCTATGGTGGGTCCAAATTTTATTAATTATCTTTGAATCGTTGAATCGAGGAAAGGTGCATGATTGATAGCTATAACTTTTGATAGCATCTCTCATTCTCTATTTTTCAGTATCATTAAATTTCTCAGTTGTCCAAATGATACTGAAAAATAGAGAATGAGAGATGCTAAGAGAAACGTGTGTGGTATAAGAGCCTCTCATGAATCCAATGATTGCTGGGGCAGGCATGTACACATAATTTTGACCTTTGGATAATTTTCTGTgcggtccacatgaaatttggatatacttaatttttgggaccatgtactaaaatgatctgaaaaaacggatggatggagtggatatacaaaatatgatcaaggtgggccttacgctATTATCCGGGTAACATCTAAGCTTCACCAATTGCAGATATTACGTTTCCAAGTTTCAAGATTCCATACCAGTtttccattttctcatttaggttGTGACCAACCCAATGATCGTATCAGCCTAATTTTCTACCACCATCATTTATCAAGTGGGGACGGCccgatgaacggctcagatctttCAATCCAATGTGAGAAAATGAAGTTGTTCATCATCATACGAACCATTACACTCATAAACGACTACTAACATAACATAGAGAAGCAATAAATCAGAACATCatagataataaagcaataaatCAGAACATCATAgataataagagagagagagagagagagagagagagagagagagagagggcaatgACTCTCTTATtcggatttgagagagagagggcaatgACTCTCTTATCCGGATTTGAGGTTTTCGAGAGCGTCTTGCTGCTTCTTGAACAACTTTTGGCGCACGTGCTGAGAGAACGTACGAGGGGTGAAGCGTGCAGGCTCAGCCTCAGAAACCAGCTCTGGCAGTGGCTGGAGGACGACCTTCTCTTTAGGAGGCTCGCAGAAAATGGCCCAGGAAATCCTGACCTTCTCCTTATTGACGAGGCCCCTATGGAGGATGCTCCTGTACTTTCCATTACTTAAGATCTCGAGACTGTCGCCGATATGGACCACGAGCGCGCCAGGTATGCACTTGGCCGTCACCCACTTGTCGTCGAAGAAGACCTGAAGGCCTGGGACCATGTTATGGAGTATGAAGGTGAGTGCACTCACGTCAGTGTGGGCCTCCACGCCTAGAGCTAGGTCTGGCTGAGGGCATTTTGGGTAGTAGTTGATTTTCATCTGTAGTAACAACTCCTCCATGCCGCCGAACTCCTTCTCGAGACGGTCTTCTTCTACTCCTAGTCCGCGAGACAGCAGTACTAGCACTTTGGTTACCAGTCCTCTCAGCTGCGTTGCGAATTCTTCGGTAGCCTCGCTGCGCGTGGGTCATGTGTTATATATCATAGTTAAAAAAcccgaaggaaaaaaaaaaaaaaaaagagaaaaaagaaaactcgACTCGTGAGTTGTCCGAGTCAACACGATTGGATTTACCACGAGTCAGGACTTCAGAAAAAAATCAGACTCGACTTCAAAAGGCTGGGAAATAAGACAAAAAAAACCTCTGGTTGGCTCGTCCGCGCTGACGCGGATTAGAAGGTGTTGCGAACACCACGGGATGTGTtgggtgctgtggggcccacggttatgtacgtgttttatatccacgccgtttatacTTTTTTCTAACTCCTAATAAATAATGTTTATTATCTGGATTATCCTttgataagcttgattcaaaacttttgtggtttccaggaagtttttaatgataagtgttCAATCACTACCTTTTCCTTCGGTGTGGTCCGTTTGAATTCCAGATGTTCTTTATTTTTGGGGTTTGAggcataaaatgagcttaaaaaatggatgaaagatgccaatataaaacacatatatcatgatggcccacaatgaagatatcatcaaagtacacCCCTTAGGTGATGTGGTCTAGAAATGTAGAAATACATGTCTGAAAGTCAGTAGGTAAAGCGGGGcggtggattagctactgaactcgaCAATAGCGaatcttgctactgaagtgacgtcaccacatcatgtgggcccaccatgtgaacTCACGGTAGCAGTCTTGATA
This region includes:
- the LOC131223565 gene encoding leucoanthocyanidin dioxygenase-like; translated protein: MATQVASIPRVEMLASAGIQAIPTEYVRPEAERNSIGDVFEEEKKLVGPQIPVVDLMGLEWENEEAFKKVEEDMKKAASEWGVMHIINHGISMELMDRVRIAGKAFFDLPIEEKEIYANDQASGKIAGYGSKLANNASGQLEWEDYFFHLIFPEDKRDMSIWPKQPSDYVEATEEFATQLRGLVTKVLVLLSRGLGVEEDRLEKEFGGMEELLLQMKINYYPKCPQPDLALGVEAHTDVSALTFILHNMVPGLQVFFDDKWVTAKCIPGALVVHIGDSLEILSNGKYRSILHRGLVNKEKVRISWAIFCEPPKEKVVLQPLPELVSEAEPARFTPRTFSQHVRQKLFKKQQDALENLKSG